The DNA window TAGATTATATGGCAGAACTGGTGCAGGCCACCAGAAAGGACAAAGAGATTCTTTCCGGTGTGAGTCCGAGAGGAACAATGGCCCTGCTGCGGGCTTCTCAGGCATATGCATGGATTCAGGGCAGAGACTATGTGGTACCGGAGGATATCAAGAAAGTTGCCGGTCCTGTGATGGCGCACAGACTGGTATTATCCAGGGGATTTGGCGGAGCTGTTACCGGAAAGATCAAGATAGAAGAGATCCTGTCGAAAGTCAGTGTTCCTACAGAAGAATGGGAGAGATAACAGATGGTTATTATAGTGATCGTAATTGGCGCTTTGGTGATGAACTATGCGCTGGTGAAAATCTACGGGCATCTGTGGGGAAAGAACCTGGATGCCCAGGTAGAATTTCAGAAAGAGCCGTCTCTGGAAGGCCGGGATGCCATGCTGACGGAAACCATCTATAATCGGAAATGGTTATTTCTTCCGGTCTTGCAGGTTGGATTTCAGATGCATCGAAATCTATGGTTTGCAGACGGGGAAAATACCAGTGTTTCGGATCAGTGTTATAAAAGAGATATCTTTTCTGTCGGCGGATATCAGAAAATCACGAGAACCATTCCGTTTCACTGTTCCAAGCGTGGGTATTATGAGCTGTCTCAGGTAGAATTGGTAACCAGAAGTCCGTTGATGAACAAAAAGTTCTATAAGACGCTGGAGTCACCGGATCATTTTTATGTCTATCCGCGTATGGTAGATGATACAAAGCTGGAGATTCCGTTCCAGAAGATCATGGGAAGTGTGTTGTCACACAAGAACCTCTATGAAGATCCCTTTGAATTCCGGGGCATCCGGGAATATCAGCCTACAGATCCCATGCATAAGATCAACTGGAAGGTATCAGCCAGAACAGATCAGTGGATGGTCAATCTGTACGATTCCACATCGGCTCAGGAAGTGATGATCTTGCTGGACGTGGAAGATGAGACCATCTGGAAATTCGATGAGATTCATGAGGAAGGAATCCGCCTGGCGGCTGCTCTGGCTTCCCGGCTTTTGCAACAGGGGGTCCCGGTGGGAATCCGTACTAATGGGCGGGATCTGAAAAGTGACGAATGTTTCAGTCTGAACGGAGGAACAGGTCCGCAGCAGGTGCGCTCTCTGTATGAGGGTCTGACAAGACTGGATCTTACAAAAAAGGCAGAACATATGGAAGTGATCCTGGATCGTCTGAGGGAAGAAAAAGAGAATGGAAACCGGACGTATGTGATGATCTCCAAGAATCAGAGAGAAAGTTGTTATGAGGGATTTGACAGCCTTTTGCAGGACGGTGGAACGGGAGCATGGATCGCAACGTTATACGATGATATGGAGTGGAAATTACCGGAAAACCGGAAGGTGACTATGATCCGGTGGGAGGTGGCGAAATGAAAAAGTTAAAAATGACGAAAAGAGAAGCTGCCATTACTTTCCTGGGACTGTGTCACGGTTACCTGGTTTTATTTGCCATCTATGCCTGTGCGGTGGTAACTTCCGGCCACGGAAATGAACCATTTATCCAGGTGGGACTGTTACTGCTTCCGGTGAATGCGATTTTGTTTGCGGCTGTAAGATGGGCCGGACATTTCTGGCAGTATGGGTTGATCGCTGCGCTGGCAGTTGTGGGTTCTGTTATGGCGGCAGGAAGCGGGGTACGCGGAATCTGGATGGGGATTCTGGGAGTTCTGGCTGCTATTTCTTATTTTTATGCCAGAGCGGCCAGAAACACCTGCTGGCTGGAATCGCCGGTATATCCGTGGATCGGGATCGATGTGATTTTGTATTTTCTTGGCGGTCATTTTGCATCCGATATGGCAGTACGGATCGCACCGATACTGGCGGCTGTATATTTTCTGATCTGCAATTTCCATACGAATCTGGAAGAAGTGGATACCTTTTTGAAAAATCATGCAACAATGGAGCGTCTGCCGGTGCGACGGCTGGCCAGAATCAATCAGGGTATGATGTGGATCGTATCGGGACTGACGGCGGCTGCGATGATCGTCGCGCCCTATCTTGGCTTAGATCAGCTGATACGGCAGCTGGGAAATGCTTTGAAGACGGTGATTCGCTGGCTGTTGCTTCTGATTCCCAACTCCCCTGTGGAAGAGGAGACCATGGCGACCGAACAGGCGCAACAGGCGATGCCGGCTGTCGGCAATCAGGCACCTTGGTTTCTGGAACTGTTCTATAAGCTGCTGGATCTCATTGGCTGGATGATCGGTATCGGACTGGTGCTTGCGTGTGTATTTCTGGTGATCCGGGCATTATACCGGCTGTACCTGCGGTTTAATGAAAAAACGGAAGAAAACGGGGATACCATCGAACGCCTGATGCCTGCTCCGGCGGCAGAAAAGAAGAAGGGGCTGGAACATAAAAAGAAAGAGCATCTGTTCTGGGATCGTTCCACAGATGGAAGGATTCGGAAACATTATCGAAAAAAAGTGCTGGAAAAACTGAAAGAATCGCCGGATGAAGCCTGGACTCCCACACAGACTGCCAGAGAAATGGAACTGGAGCCGGGGGAGGCAGAAACCTTTGCACGGATTTATGAGAAGGCAAGATACGGAAAAGATGATTGCAGCAGGGAAGAGATGGAGAGGATGCTTAAGATTCGGTAGAAGCTTGGGGCAGATGGATTGGATTTCGAAGCAGTGCGGCGGAAATATGATGTATAGAGCGTTAATTGAGAAGAAAAATAATCAAAAAAGCAATCGTATTTTTTACGATTGCTTTTTTGTGCACGCATTTCAAAATGAAAATTCAAACTCTGTATTAGAGCGTGCTTGAAAAATCTGAACATTCAGAAAAGGGCAAGCTATAAACTGCTTTCGGAGGTATAAAAATTCTTTTCATCTGCCATGGCAGCAGTCAACCGAATGCATGAATCAACCGATATTTTCATGAATCTTTCTGCCGATAACTTGCATAGGCCAGTCGATATTCCCTTGGTGTTACATGATAAAATTTTTTGAATTCCCGGTAGAACTGTGTAAAGTTACGGAATCCCACCGATTCTGCGATATCATTGATATTTTCATCACTGGAAATCAGCAGATCGGCTGCTTTTTTCATACAGATGTAAGAACTGTAATCATGGATACTCAGCCCGGTAAAGTTTTTGATGGTTTTGTAGAGCGTATCTCCGGAATAATTAAAATACGCTTCCAGGTCTGCGCGTGTGATTTTCCGGTCAGAAGTGAGCATGTAATTGCGGATCCGGTTAAATAAATTCTGGTTTCTCTGATGTTCGGATGTAAGCGGCGTGTTGCTGAACTTTACCGGGTCAAAAAGTTCCATCATAAGCTGACTGGCATAGCAGGCAAGCTTTAGGGAAATGTTGTCAGATGGTGCGGATAATTCACAGATCATACGCTCGAAAATATTATGAATATGATGCTGGATCCATTCATATCCGTTAGCCGGTATAAAATCAGTAAAATGACGTTCCGACTGTATATAGTCCAGGAGACGATGATAAGCGGTATTATTTTCAGAAGGAAAGTAACGGGGAAAAGCCAGGATCTGCTGCATAAAAGACTGGCTGATCTTGAAAAATAAAACTCTGCATGCTGTTGCGTATTCTTCTGCGTGGAGAACGTGAGGGTCTACCAGGCAGCAACCTCCCGCCGGATAATAATGCCTGAAATGTTCAATGTTCTGATAGATTTCCCCATCTATGAGAAACATAAATTCATAATATTCATGAGAATGGAGATAGGTCATAGATTGCAGGCTGGTGTGATCGGGCGGTATCAGATCGCTGACTTCTTCCAGAGGAGAAAAAGAGGCATAATAGACACCGGAGATATTATTTTCAAAAAGTGTGAAAAAGTTGTTTTCTTTATCCGGAGAGTGACGCAGCTGTAAGATCTCGACCGGTCCGGTCATATCGTAGGCATTCGCCATAGAGAAAAAAGAAGGAGAAGGAAGCGATTCAAAACCGGCAGCAGGGGTCGTTTTTGCGGAATCTGATGAAAGAAGAAACATAAGAGAAATCCTTTCGTGAAAATGATATAAAATATTGGAAAATACAATTATTATAGATATTTTATATCATTTTAAAAAGCATTACAATAGTACTTAGTAAAGAAACACTGTATATAAGGAGTTACTTGAGAACGGAGTGAACAGTAACTATAAGGTGTACAGCAATCAGCTTTGTGTGGTGTATGTCATAAGGAGATATCTGAAAATATTTCTGCAGGTATTATAAACCGAATGAAAAAAGTTTTAAAAGCTTTCAGAAATATTATGGCAGGAAAGGAGAAGCATATGATAAAAAGATTATTGAATCAGGGATGGACGGTGCAGGCAGGCGACGGAGGCGGATTATCCGCACTGTTCGGAGGTCCGGGAGAGCCGCCGAAACCGGTGAATCTTCCCCATGATCATCTGGTGGAGATTCCGAGGAATCCACAGGAACCAAACGGTCCGGGCAACGGATTTTTCCACGAGGAAGATATGGTGTATGAGACGACGCTGCAGCTTGAAAAAGAGGCAGAAGACAAACGCATCTGGCTGGAATTCGAAGCGGTATACCAGAATGCATTTGTCTATGTAAACAATGCATTTGCCGGAAAATGTGCGTATGGATATAGTAATTTTTATCTGGATATCACTGATTTTGTAAAAATCGGACAGGCGAATGCCATCAAAGTGATCGTAAAAGATGGCGTGCCAAGCGGACGCTGGTATACGGGTGGTGGTATTTTCCGGGATGTTCATCTTATGATTGCTGAGCCGACACATATCGCACCGGACGGCGTATTTGTGAAAACAGAAAGTGTAGATGACCAGATCGCAGAGATCGCTGTGTGTACAGAAGTTGTGAACGATGATAAAACGATGAAAAGTATCCTCCTGTCTGCAAAACTTACCGATGAAGCAGGAAAAACGGTGGCAGAAGGAAATATGCCGATCACGATCCGGGGACATGTCACAGATACTTACAAATTACGGCTTTTTGTGAAAAATCCGAAGCTTTGGGATGCGGAACATCCGAATCTGTACCACTATGAAGTTTCCGTATGTGAAAAAGAAACGGTACTGGATACAGAGACGGGAACCTTTGGCATCCGAAAGATGCAGCTGGATCCGGTACATGGACTCCGGATTAATGGAAAAACGGTAAAATTGCGTGGTGGCTGTATTCATCATGATAATGGAGTTATCGGAACAAAGGAATTCACCCTTGCAGCTGAGGAGAGAGTAAAGACACTGAAAAGTATCGGTTTTAATGCGATCCGCAGTTCTCACTATCCGATGAGCAGAAAACTTCTTGCAGCGTGTGACAAATACGGCATGTACGTGATGGATGAATACGCAGATGTGTGGACATCTTCCAAAGTTGCGTATGACTACAGTATGCATATGACCGAGTGGTGGGAACATGATGTGGCCAA is part of the Blautia faecicola genome and encodes:
- a CDS encoding DUF58 domain-containing protein gives rise to the protein MVIIVIVIGALVMNYALVKIYGHLWGKNLDAQVEFQKEPSLEGRDAMLTETIYNRKWLFLPVLQVGFQMHRNLWFADGENTSVSDQCYKRDIFSVGGYQKITRTIPFHCSKRGYYELSQVELVTRSPLMNKKFYKTLESPDHFYVYPRMVDDTKLEIPFQKIMGSVLSHKNLYEDPFEFRGIREYQPTDPMHKINWKVSARTDQWMVNLYDSTSAQEVMILLDVEDETIWKFDEIHEEGIRLAAALASRLLQQGVPVGIRTNGRDLKSDECFSLNGGTGPQQVRSLYEGLTRLDLTKKAEHMEVILDRLREEKENGNRTYVMISKNQRESCYEGFDSLLQDGGTGAWIATLYDDMEWKLPENRKVTMIRWEVAK
- a CDS encoding DUF4129 domain-containing protein; amino-acid sequence: MKKLKMTKREAAITFLGLCHGYLVLFAIYACAVVTSGHGNEPFIQVGLLLLPVNAILFAAVRWAGHFWQYGLIAALAVVGSVMAAGSGVRGIWMGILGVLAAISYFYARAARNTCWLESPVYPWIGIDVILYFLGGHFASDMAVRIAPILAAVYFLICNFHTNLEEVDTFLKNHATMERLPVRRLARINQGMMWIVSGLTAAAMIVAPYLGLDQLIRQLGNALKTVIRWLLLLIPNSPVEEETMATEQAQQAMPAVGNQAPWFLELFYKLLDLIGWMIGIGLVLACVFLVIRALYRLYLRFNEKTEENGDTIERLMPAPAAEKKKGLEHKKKEHLFWDRSTDGRIRKHYRKKVLEKLKESPDEAWTPTQTAREMELEPGEAETFARIYEKARYGKDDCSREEMERMLKIR
- a CDS encoding helix-turn-helix transcriptional regulator → MANAYDMTGPVEILQLRHSPDKENNFFTLFENNISGVYYASFSPLEEVSDLIPPDHTSLQSMTYLHSHEYYEFMFLIDGEIYQNIEHFRHYYPAGGCCLVDPHVLHAEEYATACRVLFFKISQSFMQQILAFPRYFPSENNTAYHRLLDYIQSERHFTDFIPANGYEWIQHHIHNIFERMICELSAPSDNISLKLACYASQLMMELFDPVKFSNTPLTSEHQRNQNLFNRIRNYMLTSDRKITRADLEAYFNYSGDTLYKTIKNFTGLSIHDYSSYICMKKAADLLISSDENINDIAESVGFRNFTQFYREFKKFYHVTPREYRLAYASYRQKDS